The Candidatus Peribacteria bacterium region AAAAAGCAGTACAGCGCCGCAAATCTGCACAATACCACTGATGGTCCGCTTGGTGGCGGGGTCCAGTTCGAGTAAAGGTTCTGCCGATACCGACTCACGCTTCTTGCGGGTCGATTTTCTGCGTTTCTTGCGTGGCACGGGATGTAGTATAGCAAATCACGCCTTCTGATTGAATGGCATTTCTTACGTCTCTCAGGCCAAATCCAAATCCCGGAAAATACCCTCTATTGCGGAAAGCTCCTCGCGGGTCCACCGCTTGTCCCAAGTGGAATGTGCGAGTGCATCAGCAGTGTCCAGTTTGAATAGTTTACTCACCCCCAGCTTTACCCGATCCATGGTATGGCTGATCCAGAAAGATCGTTGTCTTTTGAATAATTCGCTTGCGATGGCATCTTTGTCTGCGTCGGTGAACTCATACCGATAGATAGCCTGTTTTACCGCATACTCAAAATGAGTATTGAATGCACCATTCCGATCACGGACAGGTATTTCTCTGATATTAGCCAGACATTCGTCAATACAATGACAGACTCTCTGATGCAAGCTTTCGGCATTGCTCAATGCATCGTTATTGGGATCATGTTCTTCATGTTCCATGTCATTATTATACTAGGGATGTCTCTTTTTACTACCACAGAAGAGTACAGATACAGCATTCAACGTCAGATTCTTTCAAGAAATTTGTATGTGCAGACAGAAAAACCACGCTATGATCTGGACCAATATGACGGTTCTCATTTTTGGAGGCAACGGCTACCTGGCGCAGGAGTTCCTGACAATCTATCCTGAGGCTCTGACGCCGAAGATTGATATTGCCGATCAGCATGCGGTTGCAGCTGTGCTCGATACTGAAAAGCCCGATGTCGTCATCAACTGTGCCGGCAAAACCGGCCGGCCGAATGTCGACTGGTGTGAGGATCATAAGGAAGAAACCATCCGAGCAAATGTGCTTGGCCCGTTGGTTCTGAATGATGAATGTCAGAAGCGTGGCATCTACTGGGTACACATCAGTTCCGGTTGTATTTACCAGGGCGATAATGGCGGTAAGGGGTTTACAGAGGATGATCTCCCGAACTTCAGCGGCAGCTTCTATTCCCGCACAAAAACATGGTCAGACCAGATTCTGAAGGAATTTCCGGTGCTGATCCCGCGTCTCCGTATGCCGTTTGACGGATCGGACCATCCGCGCACACTCATCAGCAAAATCCGTAAATACCCGACTGTGCTCGATGTGCCGAACTCCCTCACCTATATCCCGGACTTCCTGGAGACCGTCCGCATCCTTATAGAGCGACGCAAAACTGGTATCTACAATGTCGTGAACCCGGGTCTCATTTCCCCGTACGCCATCATGCAGATGTATAAGGAGATTGTGGACCCCGCTCATACATTCGAACCTCTCACGCTTGATCATCTGTCTGATGTTGTGAAAGCAGGACGAAGCAACTGTTTCCTCAGTACGGCAAAAATCGAAGCAGAAGGCATTCATCTCCGCCCGATTGAGGTTGTGACCCGCGAGGCATTGGAGGAAATGAAGGCAAGACGCTAAACATCAGTATAGTATTCAGAATCAGCAATCCTGGTTATTTTAATAGTCTTATAATTAGTTGACTGCATCATTAGTAGACAATATAATTAGTATATCTAACAATTTATCAATCTATGAATCCTGTGCAGAAACCTGTCGACCGGATCATCAACTCCTGGATGGATATTACCCGTCTCATGCGTCAGCAGATGCGCGGCATGAAAAAGGATTTTACGGTGAATCCCGTGCAGATCCATGCTCTGATTATTATCAAAGAGCACGATGCACTCACCATGAAAGAATTTGCTGATTTCCTGCATATCACTTCCCCGTCAGCAACATCCATGGTCAACCGCTTCGTGAAGATGAAGTGGGTGAAGCGTGTTGCAGACCGCACAAACAGAAAGCTCGTTCGCCTGAAGCTGACAGAAGATGGCTTACAATGTGTCACAACAACAATGAAGCAACACACACATATGATGCGCGATCTTTTTTCTCTCCTCACAGTGAGCGATCAGAAAGATTTTGCAAGAATCCTCGGAAATTTGCATGGCACCCTCGCAAAACAGGCAAAAAAATCATAAAATACCTCCTTATTTCTCAACTCCAACCCTACTCTTCACCTTACATCCCATGTCATACATCTCGTCCATCGTCGCCTTTATCCGCCGCCACAAGTGGAAACTGCTTATCGCAGCCATTATTCTGATTCCTCTCGGTCTCATTGTCAGCTATGCCGTTTCGCCGACGCAGCCGGTGTATGTAACAGAAGAGGCGCGCAAAGGTGATCTGAAGCAGGCAGTCGAAGCAGTCGGTACAGTCATTTCCGACAACGATCTCAAGCTTCAGTTCCCGCAATCGGGTATCGTATCGGGTGTTTTCATTAAGGAGGGAGACAAGGTGAAAGCAGGACAGCGTCTTGCGACACTCCGTTCCGGAAACGTCGCGGCAGATATTGCGTCAGCACAGGGCCGCGTGATGGCTGCACAGGCAACGCTCGATGCATTGCAGCAGGGCAGTCGCCCGGAAGATATCGCAATTTCCGAAGCGGACGTGCAGAACAAGCAGTCGTCTCTCGCCGCAGCGAAAGCCAGTTTGCAGAATGCAGAGGAAACCCTGAAGAGTTCCAAGCTGAACCTTGATGCTCTGGAGCAGGAAATCAGTGTCAGTTTGGCAGGCACGATCAGCAACATCGGCAGCGCAACAGTGCAGCAGGCAACGAAGGCCGATATCGCACTTTCCTCCATGCAGGATATTTTCACAAAGAATGACGTCGCAGATGCACTCATCAAATACGGATCGACTGATGCGGATCTCCTGAGAAATGCAATGCAATCCACCACGCAGACTCTCCGAACACTGCAAGCTTCCGCCAGTCCTGCCGATTACGATGCAGCGATCTCGCTTCTCGACAGAACACGTACCGCCATCCAGACGGCATCCACACAGGTAGACCAGGTCTATGCGCTTATCAGCAGACTGCCGGTCACAACCTATTTCACGGAGTCTGCACGCAGCACCTACAAAGATCTGATTTCCGCAGAGCGCACGAGCACACAGGCCGCTCTCTCTTCCATTGATGCAACATCGAAATCCCTCCGCGACGCTGCGGCGAATTTCACAACCCGTATGGCACAGGAGCGTTCGAGTCTGACAGCTGCACAGGGGGCGAAAGACAGAGCGCTTGCGGACATTGCAACCTACCAGGCAGCACTCCAGATTGCGCAGGCCCAGCTTCAGCTGAAGAAAGCCCCAGCTCGACAGACGGACATCAACTCTGCCGTTGCGTCATTGCAACAGGCACGTGCCTCGCTGGCTGCCGCAAGTGCGAACTTCCAGAATACCGTGCTCACCTCTCCTATCAATGGAACTGTGACCAAGGTCAATCTGAAAGTCGGTGAAATCACTCCGGTTGGCGCAGCAGTGACGATGCTCGGGTCCAGCCCGTACCGCATTGAAATGTACGTCTCTGAAATCGATGTACCAAAAGTGCAGCTCTCCCAAAGCGGCAGTGTGGAACTTGATGCATTCCGCGGCACCGACTTCAAGCTCCGCGTGTCTGAAATCGACACTGCTCCGACGGACCAGTCCGGTGTGAACAAATACCGCGTCCGCCTCGACTTTGTCTATCCGCACGATGAGCTGAAAATTGGTATGACCGGAGATGCTGAGATTGAAACCGGCATTCGCAAAGATGTGGTCAGTGTACCGCTTCGCTCTGTCATCAAGAGTGCATCCGGCCAGACAATCGTACGCGTGCTCACCGATGCCCAGACAGTGGAAGAAAAAGCGGTAGCAACCGGCATGGAAGGCACGGACGGCAATGTCGAGATTGTCAGCGGTATTAAAGAAGGGGACACTGTTATTGTTCTTATCCAATAAGAAAAATGACGAATACAACAGCCCCCCTCATCGAAACCCGCGATCTTACGAAGTCGTACTTCAATGACGGCATCGAGACCCCTGTTCTGCACGGAATCAACCTGACCATTGAAAAAGGAGAATTCGTCTCCATCATGGGCCCGTCTGGTTCCGGAAAGTCGACGCTCATGCATATTCTGGGATTCCTTGATAGTCATACCAAAGGGGATTACCTCTTCCAGGGGCATCAGACAGTCAGCATGACAGACGATGCACTGGCGCGTATCCGCGCAACGCGTGTGAGTTTCGTGTTTCAGGCGTTCAACCTTCTGCCACGTACAACGGTGCTGCAGAACGTGATGCTGCCTCTGCTGTATCATCCGACAATCAAAGAATCCGAACGTATGGAGCGCGCACTCAAGGCAATTGAAACAGTCGGACTGATGGAACGTAAAGATTTCCTCAGCAGCCAATTATCCGGCGGACAGAAGCAGCGCGTTGCGATTGCCCGCGCACTTGTCACGGACCCCGATGTGATCTTTGCAGATGAACCGACAGGAAACCTCGATTCCGCGTCGGGGGTGGCCATTATGGAGGCGATTCAGGTTCTCAATAATAACGGACATACTATTATTCTCGTCACGCACGAACGCACCACGGCGATGCATGCAAACCGCATCGTCACTATCCGCGATGGATATATTGAATCCGATTCGACGGACTTCAAGCGTGTGCTTGCCGGCACTCATGATCATCTGAAATGACACTGCGCGATACGTTCCAGACGGCTCTCAAGGGCGTGACGGTCAACGCCACGAGGTCACTGCTTACCATGCTCGGCATCATCATCGGTGTCGGAGCGGTGGTGCTAATGAGCTCTGTGGGCGCGAGTATGCAGGATGTGATTCTCAGTCAGGTCAGCAGCCTCGGTTCCAAAAGCATGGTGATTTTCCCTGGCAAGGAGGAAGGGGGTGCTGCAGGCGTGCAGACTGGATTTGACAGCCTGACATTCGAAGATCTGAACGCACTTGAACGACTACCGAGTATTGAAAGTATTGCGCCGATCATTCTTGTGCCCGGAAATGCCCTGTACGGCAACGAAGAAATGTCTGCACAGACAATGGGCGTCACGCCGGAATTTTTCCGCAATCAAACCATTGTCACGACATCCGGACGCCTGATTGATGAAAACGACCAGAATGGCGCGTCGGCTGTTGCGGTCATCGGACCTGAAGTGGTGGAGAAGCTGTTTGGTGACCAGAATCCTATTGGCCAGCGTATCAAAGTCGGGAACCACCATTTTACCGTGATCGGTGTAACCAAAGCGATCGGTGCGCAGTTTTTCCAGAGCGTCGACAACCGCATCTATATTCCGTTTTCTCTTGCCCGCAACATCACGGGGCAGAAATATCTGAGCTACATGACCATGAATGCGGCCGAGAGCTTCACCCGGGCATTCGATGATGTGAAATTCCTGCTGCGCACCCGTCATGGCATAGAAAATCCCGAAGACGATCCAAAGAAGGATGATTTCATTGTGCATTCATCCGAAGAGGCAAATCAGATTCTCGGCTCGGTGTCGCTCGGTCTCACGCTCTTTATTACCACGATCGCAGCGGTGTCTCTGCTCGTCGGCGGCATCGGTATCATGAATATCATGCTGGTCTCCGTCACGGAACGCACGCGTGAGATCGGTCTCCGCAAAGCATTGGGTGCCCTCAAGCGGAATATTCTCATGCAGTTTCTGATCGAGTCCGTGCTGCTGACCTTTATCGGCGGCATTATCGGGATGCTGCTTGGCATCGTCTGCGCCTATCTTCTGTCGCTCATCGTCCAGCAGTTTCTGTCGACATACGCTTTTGCCGTCTCCATTCCCTCCACCATTGCCGCTCTTCTGATGGCTGCCATTACGGGCCTGGTATTTGGTATTTCCCCCGCGCGCAGAGCCTCCAATCTTCACCCCATGGAAGCGCTGCGCTACGAATAATATGAAAAGACGCGATCTCCTTTTGACGGCTATGCGCGGGATTACGGTCAATGCGACACGGTCCCTGCTCACCATGCTCGGCATCATCATTGGTGTCGGCGCCGTTGTGCTGATGGTATCCGTCGGAAACAGCTTCCAGAACTATATTCTCACGCAGATTGAGAGTGTCGGTGCCAGTACGATGGAAGTCATGCCGACTGGCCTGCAGAAATTCGGCGGCAATCTGGAAAGTCTGAAAATGGAGGATTACCGCATGATCGAAAGAATTCCGGGAGTCGTAAGCGCGACGCCGGTGATTATTGTCGCAAAGCCCGTACGCTATGGAAAAGAAGAGTTAAGCCCTCTCGTGTTCGGCGCCTATAGAAACATGGTAGATAACTACGGACTGAAGCTCGAGAAGGGGAGACTGCTTGATGATGCAGACGAAGACGGTGCAAAAACCGTCGCTGTCATCGGCAATAAAACAGCGGAAGACCTCTTCGGGGACAGCGATCCTGTCGGCAGCAGAATCACAATCGGTGACGTGCCTTTTACCATCGTCGGGAAAATGGAAGCGGTGAAATCCGCCCTTCTGGCACAGCTCGACACGCCGATTTTTATCCCGTTCAGCACTGCACAGGCTCTTACAAACCAGTCGCACCTGACCTATATCACCATGCAAACAACGGGAAATGCGGAAGTGATCAAGCAGGAAATCACGGCAATACTCCGTCAGCGTCACCGTATTGATAACCCGGAGAACGATCCGGATAAAGATGATTTCCAGGTACAGAGCGCGGAACAGGTCAGCGGCATTATCGGCTCTGTCACACTCGGTCTCACAATCTTCCTTGCACTCGTTGCAGGAATTTCCCTGCTCGTCGGCGGCATCGGAATCATGAATATCATGCTGGTCTCCGTCACGGAACGCACGCGTGAGATCGGTCTCCGCAAAGCTCTCGGTGCAAGACGTCAGGATATTCTTCTGCAGTTTTTGCTGGAAGCCGTCTTTCTGACTCTTACCGGAGGTACAATCGGTATTATACTAGGTGCATTCTTCGGCTGGCTGCTCTCTGCGCTGGCTGCGAAGTTCCTCGGCGATTTCGACTTTATTCTGTCGTTTGTTGCCATTTTCCTCGCTATTTTTATGGCGATTTTCACGGGATTGGTCTTTGGCATCTATCCAGCCAAACGAGCTGCCGGATTGAGTCCGATGGAGGCATTGCGCTTCGAATAAGGTACTTTTGGCAGGAAGGGGGTACCGTTGTCGTTTTTGCCGTAAAAGGGTACAATCGGGTATCCCTTTTGATTCTATGATGTCTTTCACCCGTTCTGCATTTCTTGTAGCCGCCACACTTCTGATGACCGCCTGCGGCAGCGGAACAGTGGACGAATCCGCTTTTCCATTCCCGACAGAGCAGGTATCTGATGAAACGCTGCAAAGCAGTTACCAGATGCTGGAGCATGACCTCTCACCGCTGCCTGCGTACCATTTCCGCATGCAGGTTCCCAATGGCTGGAAGACGCTCGACACCGCTCTCACAGAAGAACCGGAGAAAGATCAGCCTGCCGATGTTGCAGTATTCCGCCAGGCAGGTCCGTGGATGAGCGACCCGCTTGCTCCCATCAACGGCGAGATTGCCGTGAGTGTGGTGAACGTTTCAGGAAGCACCCTGTCTCCTGCAGCTTGGCTGGAAGGCGTCCTGCAGAAAAATGCAAAAGGCTATACGCTCATCAAAAAACGCGTGGTGCCGTCTTCACACGGTGACATGTCCGATGTGCTCATTACCTATACATCCGGCGGGGAAACACTTGTGTCCCGCATGATGGCAATGCGCTCCGGTGATAAAATGTTCATTGTTACGGGAAGCGATACAGCTGCAGAATACGCCAATACCGCAGATGCGTTCAACGTAGCCATCTCCACGTTCAGACTCATCAACCCTGCAGTAAAATAAGCATCTGATGTCTGGTATGCTTTCTGCATGCCGATGTCAGTGCGCCGCATGTTCTCCTCGCCGGATACGCTCGTCGCAGCGTTGCTTGCGTTGTTTTTTGCCCTGATTCTTTTTGCACTCAAGAATCCCACATCACTCGATGACGGTCTCCGGCATTTTGCGATGGCGAGAGTTTTGCGCGATCAGGGAGTGATGGCAGTACCGGGCTGGAGCAATTTCTTCTACGAAGGCTGGCTGCACCGGTATCCGGTCGACCCCTGGTTTCTCTCCGATGTACTGCTCATTCCCTTTACCTTTCTTCCGCTTGCGAAGGGGCTACAGCTGTTTGTTGTCTTTGAAATAGTGTGTCTGCTGAGCGCATTTCTTCTGGTTCTCCGCTCGTTCAGAGTTCCGCCTGTCGCATCATCTGTCTTTCTTCTGCTGCTTGTGTTCGGGGAAACGCAGTTTATGGGACGCTTTCTGTTTGGCCGGCCGTATGCACTGCTCACCGCGATGACGCTTTTTGTGATCTACGCAATGAAAGAGCGACACTGGATGTTCGTGAGTGTTGCAATCGCCATCAGTGTTTTGCTTTCACAGTTATTTGTCTTTCCACTTTTTCTCTGTGCATGCGGGGTGGCAGCTTTTCTTGTAACCAAAGAACTCCGAGATGCCTGCAGGTTGATGATTGCAAGTGTCTGTGGTGTTTTTGCAGGGCTGATACTCCATCCTGAACCGCTGCTCTACGCCCAGTATCTCCTGACCGTCTTTCTGAAAATCCCGTTTTTGAAATCGATCGGTCTGTCGCGCGAGATGCAGGCAGGTCTAACAAATTCCTCAGCCTTAAGTGTCCTTGCCGTTGCAGCGGTGATCCTTCTTTTTGGCATGCAGTTACATCGTCATTCACAGGTAAAGATGACAAAAAATGCAGATATTCTCACGCTTTGCATTGCTATTCTGTTTTTCGGAGGAGCTTTCCTCATATGGCTCCGTGCCATTGATATTCTCTGGCCCTTACTCCTCATCTGTGCCGCTGCACTCTATGCGGCGGATCCGTCTGCACTACACAAACTCATCGTACTTTTTCGCCTCAGAAAAAAATCAGCGATGCTCATGCTGACTGCTTGTTTTACCGTTGTGTGTATGACACAGGTTCTGATTCTTCCCTACATTTTTGCACGCGATGACGCATCGCATTCGCTGCAGCCCTATGAAAGTCTTGCAGTGATTCCCCCCGGATCACGCGTGCTTAATCTCGATTGGGAAAAATTCTTCCAGTATGTCTCCGTCCGTCCGGATCTGCAGTATGCCATGGGCATTGATCCGAGCTTTACGCATCTGACCGACCCGGAGGTCCTTCCGCTCATAGGCAAGCTAACCAATCAATCGCCACAGAACAGTGTTGATCCGACTATTCTGATTCACGCTCTTCTGGAGCAATACCCGTCAGAATGTATGATTCTGTCGCAGGCACGATTCTCCTCTGCGATTGATGCGCTTGAAAAAGCACCGTCATTTGAAAAGATTCTTGAGACTGATGTGCTTGCGGTATTTAAGGTGTTGTAAAAAAGTGGCATCACATGACTGTGCACAATTTTAGGTGGTGGGCCGGGAGGGATTTGCACCCCCGAAGGCATAAGCCAGCAGATTTACAGTCTGCCCCGTTTGTCTACTTCGGTACCGACCCACGATGATGAAAACGTGCTACGAACGCATTCCAGCTTGCAGCCATGGCAGTGTACGGAGAAAAACCGGACTATTCAATGTTTTACAAAGAAGGCGGCTCATCCTTCTTTCCCCAGCGCCAGCCTGGCTTTTCGCCTGTCATCCAGCTGATTGCCACCAGAATAAGGACTAATGCCATTGTATCGGGCATCCAGCGGGCAAAAGATTGGGCATCGGATGCTGAGGATGCGTCAATCCAGTAAAAATCGAGCACAATAAGAA contains the following coding sequences:
- a CDS encoding sugar nucleotide-binding protein — encoded protein: MCRQKNHAMIWTNMTVLIFGGNGYLAQEFLTIYPEALTPKIDIADQHAVAAVLDTEKPDVVINCAGKTGRPNVDWCEDHKEETIRANVLGPLVLNDECQKRGIYWVHISSGCIYQGDNGGKGFTEDDLPNFSGSFYSRTKTWSDQILKEFPVLIPRLRMPFDGSDHPRTLISKIRKYPTVLDVPNSLTYIPDFLETVRILIERRKTGIYNVVNPGLISPYAIMQMYKEIVDPAHTFEPLTLDHLSDVVKAGRSNCFLSTAKIEAEGIHLRPIEVVTREALEEMKARR
- a CDS encoding MarR family transcriptional regulator; the protein is MNPVQKPVDRIINSWMDITRLMRQQMRGMKKDFTVNPVQIHALIIIKEHDALTMKEFADFLHITSPSATSMVNRFVKMKWVKRVADRTNRKLVRLKLTEDGLQCVTTTMKQHTHMMRDLFSLLTVSDQKDFARILGNLHGTLAKQAKKS
- a CDS encoding efflux RND transporter periplasmic adaptor subunit, with the protein product MSYISSIVAFIRRHKWKLLIAAIILIPLGLIVSYAVSPTQPVYVTEEARKGDLKQAVEAVGTVISDNDLKLQFPQSGIVSGVFIKEGDKVKAGQRLATLRSGNVAADIASAQGRVMAAQATLDALQQGSRPEDIAISEADVQNKQSSLAAAKASLQNAEETLKSSKLNLDALEQEISVSLAGTISNIGSATVQQATKADIALSSMQDIFTKNDVADALIKYGSTDADLLRNAMQSTTQTLRTLQASASPADYDAAISLLDRTRTAIQTASTQVDQVYALISRLPVTTYFTESARSTYKDLISAERTSTQAALSSIDATSKSLRDAAANFTTRMAQERSSLTAAQGAKDRALADIATYQAALQIAQAQLQLKKAPARQTDINSAVASLQQARASLAAASANFQNTVLTSPINGTVTKVNLKVGEITPVGAAVTMLGSSPYRIEMYVSEIDVPKVQLSQSGSVELDAFRGTDFKLRVSEIDTAPTDQSGVNKYRVRLDFVYPHDELKIGMTGDAEIETGIRKDVVSVPLRSVIKSASGQTIVRVLTDAQTVEEKAVATGMEGTDGNVEIVSGIKEGDTVIVLIQ
- a CDS encoding ABC transporter ATP-binding protein, whose amino-acid sequence is MTNTTAPLIETRDLTKSYFNDGIETPVLHGINLTIEKGEFVSIMGPSGSGKSTLMHILGFLDSHTKGDYLFQGHQTVSMTDDALARIRATRVSFVFQAFNLLPRTTVLQNVMLPLLYHPTIKESERMERALKAIETVGLMERKDFLSSQLSGGQKQRVAIARALVTDPDVIFADEPTGNLDSASGVAIMEAIQVLNNNGHTIILVTHERTTAMHANRIVTIRDGYIESDSTDFKRVLAGTHDHLK
- a CDS encoding ABC transporter permease, with the translated sequence MTLRDTFQTALKGVTVNATRSLLTMLGIIIGVGAVVLMSSVGASMQDVILSQVSSLGSKSMVIFPGKEEGGAAGVQTGFDSLTFEDLNALERLPSIESIAPIILVPGNALYGNEEMSAQTMGVTPEFFRNQTIVTTSGRLIDENDQNGASAVAVIGPEVVEKLFGDQNPIGQRIKVGNHHFTVIGVTKAIGAQFFQSVDNRIYIPFSLARNITGQKYLSYMTMNAAESFTRAFDDVKFLLRTRHGIENPEDDPKKDDFIVHSSEEANQILGSVSLGLTLFITTIAAVSLLVGGIGIMNIMLVSVTERTREIGLRKALGALKRNILMQFLIESVLLTFIGGIIGMLLGIVCAYLLSLIVQQFLSTYAFAVSIPSTIAALLMAAITGLVFGISPARRASNLHPMEALRYE
- a CDS encoding ABC transporter permease; translated protein: MKRRDLLLTAMRGITVNATRSLLTMLGIIIGVGAVVLMVSVGNSFQNYILTQIESVGASTMEVMPTGLQKFGGNLESLKMEDYRMIERIPGVVSATPVIIVAKPVRYGKEELSPLVFGAYRNMVDNYGLKLEKGRLLDDADEDGAKTVAVIGNKTAEDLFGDSDPVGSRITIGDVPFTIVGKMEAVKSALLAQLDTPIFIPFSTAQALTNQSHLTYITMQTTGNAEVIKQEITAILRQRHRIDNPENDPDKDDFQVQSAEQVSGIIGSVTLGLTIFLALVAGISLLVGGIGIMNIMLVSVTERTREIGLRKALGARRQDILLQFLLEAVFLTLTGGTIGIILGAFFGWLLSALAAKFLGDFDFILSFVAIFLAIFMAIFTGLVFGIYPAKRAAGLSPMEALRFE